In the genome of Arabidopsis thaliana chromosome 4, partial sequence, the window GTtgtatattaataattatcaaGATTAgcgaaatttttatttttgtataaatgttTCTGTTTATCATGgtttatgatatatatcttGTTATACTAATAGATACACAAAATACTATATACTctatcatattttatttgaaattttgtttaataattgataaaaaagcatatattaatttgaaaaataaacataagtAAAATTAATGGCAAAATCTGTAAATATTCTAATAAATATTGGATATTTATTATTGAAACCTGAATTTTCTTATTCTCATATAATAAATAGTATATTATTTGTCAGTGACTAGTATTAAGAAAGAGGAAAACCTTGTATACATTGAACTTTGCATAGTTACTTGTCTCAGCACCACGAATAGACGCTGGCAGCGCCATACCAAGTGGATAGTCATGACGAATGACTATCATTCCAGCGTCACAGTAGTTATTGAAACATGATCTTCCACCTGACTGTTCCATCAATGTTAATtcgttcaaaaaaaaaaaaagtcgaaAAAGAATTTACTAGCATTATGTGATTGACTCACATTTGTATAAACGAAAGTCCGAGGTTGCTTGTCCTCGTACAACATTGGATTTACCTGAATTAGTACATAATATTTGTGttatttgaaattattattaaaaagtacAATTAATACATGTATTAAAATGTTATTAAGTAAATAGAACCAACTTGAAGGAAATTGTAATTGATACatgttttttaaagttattaaGTAAACAAAACTCGTAGCTcagtgaaaaataaataaactaagaGACTTACCGTCAAACCAACTTGAAGGAAACCAACTTGAAGGAAACCATTTCCAATCTGAAAGTGAAGTCTTGAAGAACTCCATTGGGCTGGCTTAACCTTTGGAGCGGTTACACAAACTTCCATCGATACTCCATTGAACCTCTTTCCTATGTTCTTCTTCGTTCGAGCTACCGCAAACTTATCCCattcatttttattgaatGGCCAGGAAtattatcaatatataaatatatataacaaaatgtgaATTGATATCTTGTTTTACTAATAAAAAGAAGTGACTTACGTGATGTTTATGAGGAACAACATTAGGATCATAAGTGGTAGTGTTCCAAGAACCACGGGGTTTATGATTATCACCAAATGAGTCTAATCTCAAAAGATCTTCTTTGGTGACTCTTTGTATAGGGACCATACCAATGGGACACCCACACCATTCTCCCATAAATAACCAAAAGCGGTATtgtttgtctctctttctctcattcCTTTCCAGATTGAAAGCATCTAAGACATGTCGAACACAAACATATCAATGTCCTTctctttttatgtttgtaaAAGAATATACGTAGATAAAGTTGACCGGAAGTTATTATACCTTGTAATGGTATGTGTGATTCTTCATAGAAGTATGATCAAATGCTGGTTGCTTGAAGAAATCCACACATCCGTATATTTCTCCATCTATGGTCTATCATTTAatgccatatatatatagagaggtTAAGATAttaattgtataatatatagagaacaacaacaagattGTGAAGATATACAAAAACCTTGATGACTTTGACTGCGGGTTTGTTGATAGTCTTTAGTCTCTTCTCGATTTCTAAATCTTTAGATTTAGAAAAGCTCTTGGCTTCCACAAAATCATTGTTATGACTTCCAATTATGTTACCAAAGATGCAACACATTAACAACATCCATATCACTGGGCCTCTCACTTCCATTTTGATCAACAAtagagagaaaggaagagtttattgattttgaagCATGGAAGATAAAGGTTTAATATATAAGGGTCGAGAAagcaacaaaataatttgctCTCCTGAATTCAATAATATTGACCAAAATGCTTTTTGGAAAGACATATATCAATGACAtcttcttattatataaagtacggttttgaaagttactaactcacgAGATCATAACACATGGTTATTTGAACGATCTAAGATTTTGacatgtgtttgatttttttttaactttttcctaaaaaaataggaaactaaaaaaagaaatatatatacatatactaatttatatgtttatatctaaaaaaataacttataatttttttaactaaaatagaaaactaacaataagatagagtgtatataattaaattatattttttattatggtaaaatagatatttaaacTGTAttgcaaaattaaatttgtaagattgaaatttggtttaaggAAATACTAAATTACATACTAAAAAAGTATGTGAGTTAcgttactatttaaaattcaaatatcatcaataagatgGAATGTGTAAGGACTGCATAGTACGGGTTACTCATGTGTATAGTAAAGTTAATCTCATAGTGAATGGATTAGCAAACTATGTGTTTTAGTTACCGCTCGATATGcatttatttgatgtttgtcCGACAGTTGTAAGTCCGACATTATTAGAGAATACAAACGGAATGTCGTTTCCACGGAGTGTGCGAATGAGGTTTTTGTGTTATGAATAAATGATAGGGGACTTTTATCCCCTACAACTCTACAAGATAGTTTATTATAATGAAACAGATAATTAAAATGTAAGTAAAATTgaatgtgtatgattgaaattttatttaatacaaaagTTATTAGATTAAATATCAGATACAttactatttactatttaaaatttaaatattattgaatttaaatattattgataaatatttgaataaatttatatcatacacccgcctatttaggcgggtCTTATCtagtttaatataaaattggtTGAACAGTCAACAATTATTTACCtcctactttttttttcaaaaaaaaaaacagtcaaTAATTACACATattaatagaaatatatttatacaattgATTTTAATAGCTCAACATTTCCTGAGAGACTTATATGTtaacatattaataaataaagttatatataaatatatattcaatatcaATTAAAGTTAAATGCTATATAGCATTAAACCTCTTTAacttaaaatcataaattaataatcattatcaaataatatttttctcttctttccaGTCGGACTAGTATAATATTTGagataattcaaaaaaaaaaaaaaacatttgacatCCATGTTTAAATGTATAGTttcattgatatttttgaaattaataagTGTATAAACTTAAGAGATTGAGTGTAAATGCCCCGTCTTTGCTGAGACTAACCCTAAAGATATCAAGAGGTTCTGAGTTTGATGAGCTTGTGATAGACACTCCTTCTTTGAAGTATTTCGAAGTTACAGATTATAAGGGTGAATATGAAACTGATGGTGCTGATGATAGCTACTCCTTCGATTTTAAAGATATGCCCAACTTGGAGGAGGCAGATATTAGTTCGACATACCCTGATATCTACAAGTTTGTCAGATCAGTCACATCCGTCAAGCGGCTTTCATTATGCATAAGAGTCAATGCCGAAGAGGTAACCTGTTTCCATCTATCTATCAATCTCATTTTAGAACACTAAACCAGGTTTTCTTGAGCTTCATTCCTTCATCATCATGTGCAGGCTTTATATCCTGATGGTATTGTCTTCAACCAGCTTGAGAATCTAAAGCTATGTCCATGCGATTCAAATTGGTCAAAGCTATTTGTCCGGTTGCTCAAATATTCTCCTAATTTACGAGAGCTCGAAGTCTCCCTCAATGAAGTAAGTTTCTTCGATATAGACCtattcttttggtttgatatactaaataatatttaagcCAAGCTTTTATGTTTGACCTCAGGGTCATACAAAATGTTGTGTGGATCCACAAGTTTCCTTGGAGAATCAACTGAATTTTGTTCCTGAATGTTTGTTGTCGAGTCTCCAAACTTTCAAGTGGACAGGGATACATGGATCGCTGAAAGTGATGGATTTGGCAAAATATATCTTGAGAAATGCTCGTTGCTTAAAGACTGCGACAATTTTATTTCAGCCAGCTCTAGAGACAGAACGTGAGACAATGATCCAGGAGTTGTTACTTTCTTTTCGAGGTTCAACAACTCGTACTActataatgttttcatttatatgaAACTTGATAGTATTAGTTTGGAAGTTTCTTCTCAACTTTTAGATCTTGGCTTCGACAAAGCCATTTTTTAAGACTTATAATTATGTGATAAAAAACAGTTTGCAACAATAAGAGTGTGaaattattctttattttgttttttatttgtttattatttcattGTAGATAcctattaaaaacatatatatactgcATTATATGTTCTTTGGTCGTGGTGTTTTTGCAGTCTGCAACTCTCACTCTACGTTGAGCTATTTCTAATTCTTTATAATCTAGATTCTTACGTTGAGCTATTTCTACGTTAATTTGGCCTAAGTTTACTAAATTGATTCTGCAAAAGAGTTAGAAAGAGATTAGGGCTTCATGGGATTTCCtattagaaaatagaaatataagGCCCAAATCATGTCGGCTAGGCATCATATATATCAGAGCATACTCGACAATGAATAttttattaggtttttttcGGTTcctcttattttattattccTTGCCTCTGTTCTTCTTGAAGGTTACTAAGATAGATCagtgttttgtattttaagaGTCGGTGTTTATGTCAACAGTAAGAGAATCTTggttaaaaccaaaaaagaatatacaaaCGAACCTTGGAGATTATGAAGATATGGACAAGATTAGTAGGTTGCCTGATGACTTGCTCGTGAAGGTACTGCTGTTTCTTCCAACTAAAATTGCTGTAAGCACAAGTATTTTATCAAAGCGATGGGAGTTTCTTTGGATGTGGTTGCCTAAACTTGAGTACCATAATACCAATTATTCAGCTTCTGAAGAACAGCGGTTAAGGAGTTTCATCAATTTGAATCTGCAATTACATAGAGCTCCCATCATAGAAAGCTTGCGTCTCAAGTTTAGCCTGGGGAGATCAATTAAGCctcaaaatatcaaacaatGGATTATAATTGCAGTTTTCCGCTGCGTCCGTGAGTTAAGCATCAacctttttcctctttattGTATTGAGAATCCTGCTAAATTGCCGAGTAGTTTGTATATCAGCAAATCGTTAGTGATCTTGAAACTGAAAGACCAGATTCTCGTGGATGTTCCTCGTATGGCTTATCTCCCCTCCTTAAAATATTTGCTCCTAAAGCGGGTGACTTACAAAGATTCAAATTCTCTTCATCAACTTCTTTCCAGTTGCCCCGTTCTCAAGAATCTAGTCGTGGAACGGGATGAATATAACCATGATGAAACATTAAGTATAACAGTCTCGTCCTTGCAGAGACTAACCCTAAAGATATCAAGAGGTGGATCGTTTGATGAGCTTGTGATAAACACTCCttctttgaaatatttcaAACTTACAGATTATTTGGGTGAATGTGAAACTGAGCTTGATGATGATAGCTACTCCTACGTCTTTAAAGATATGCCTAAGTTAGAGGAGGCGCATATTGATTCGACATACCCTGATATCGGAAAGTTTGTTAGATCAATCACATCTGTCAAGCGGCTTTCATTATGCGTAAAAGTTAACGCCGAAGAGGTAATTTATTTCAGTCCATCTATCAATCTCATTTTACAACACTAATTACTAAACCATGAGGATGAATTTTTCGTTATCGGTTGCAGGCTTTATATCGTGAGGGCATTTGTTTCAAACAACTTGAACATTTGAAGCTATGTCCATGTGATTCAAACTGGTCAAAGTTACTTGCTCGGTTACTCAAGGATTCTCCTAATTTACGTGAGCTCGAGATCAAACTAAATAAGGTATATTTTTCGATAGAgtccttttcttttggttgatTTTACTGTAGTTAGCACTCATGCCTAACTCTCATGTTTGATCTCAGGATCATAAAGCTAGTTTTGACGATCCAGCTTGCTTGGAGAATCAACTAAATTATGTTGTTCAATCTTCAATACCGAGTCTTGAAAGGTTCACATGGACATGGATATATGGATCGCAAAACGAGATAGATTATCTtgaaaaacttaagaaacGCTTGTTGCTTACTAACTGGCAAAATCTTGTTTAAGACTGCTCCAGGGATGGAGGGTAAGCGTGAGATGTACGAagagtttatgttttcttttcgaCCTTCAACATCATGGTAATTGGTATTTGGTTGTGGATTGGAGTCACTAGatgttttcatttatcttTGATTCAACTTCCATTTTTATCAACCTTGATGATCTTGACAATGGGTTTGCTGATGGTTTTCAAGTTTATTCTCAATTTCAATAGAGCCATTGAACACACCGTTTTATACCCATCAAAGTACAATGTCATGTATTCTATAACTCTAGAATACACCGTTACTACGGTATAATCGTTGAGTACACCCGTCTTGCACATCCTGTACCCCACGGAGTACAACGTATGTACTCTACGGAGTACACCGTCTCATACCACGTAAAGTACATCGTCACGTATCCCGCGAAATACACCTTCATGatattttaagtttatatcaaata includes:
- a CDS encoding uncharacterized protein (FUNCTIONS IN: molecular_function unknown; INVOLVED IN: biological_process unknown; LOCATED IN: endomembrane system; CONTAINS InterPro DOMAIN/s: Protein of unknown function DUF239, plant (InterPro:IPR004314); BEST Arabidopsis thaliana protein match is: Protein of Unknown Function (DUF239) (TAIR:AT1G10190.1); Has 30201 Blast hits to 17322 proteins in 780 species: Archae - 12; Bacteria - 1396; Metazoa - 17338; Fungi - 3422; Plants - 5037; Viruses - 0; Other Eukaryotes - 2996 (source: NCBI BLink).) — encoded protein: MEVRGPVIWMLLMCCIFGNIIGSHNNDFVEAKSFSKSKDLEIEKRLKTINKPAVKVIKTIDGEIYGCVDFFKQPAFDHTSMKNHTYHYKMLSIWKGMRERETNNTAFGYLWENGVGVPLKNIGKRFNGVSMEVCVTAPKVKPAQWSSSRLHFQIGNGFLQVGFLQVGLTSGGRSCFNNYCDAGMIVIRHDYPLGMALPASIRGAETSNYAKFNVYKVFLFLNTSH
- a CDS encoding FBD, F-box/LRR protein (CONTAINS InterPro DOMAIN/s: FBD (InterPro:IPR013596), F-box domain, Skp2-like (InterPro:IPR022364), FBD-like (InterPro:IPR006566), Leucine-rich repeat 2 (InterPro:IPR013101); BEST Arabidopsis thaliana protein match is: FBD, F-box and Leucine Rich Repeat domains containing protein (TAIR:AT1G55660.1); Has 30201 Blast hits to 17322 proteins in 780 species: Archae - 12; Bacteria - 1396; Metazoa - 17338; Fungi - 3422; Plants - 5037; Viruses - 0; Other Eukaryotes - 2996 (source: NCBI BLink).); this encodes MPNLEEADISSTYPDIYKFVRSVTSVKRLSLCIRVNAEEALYPDGIVFNQLENLKLCPCDSNWSKLFVRLLKYSPNLRELEVSLNEGHTKCCVDPQVSLENQLNFVPECLLSSLQTFKWTGIHGSLKVMDLAKYILRNARCLKTATILFQPALETERETMIQELLLSFRDMDKISRLPDDLLVKVLLFLPTKIAVSTSILSKRWEFLWMWLPKLEYHNTNYSASEEQRLRSFINLNLQLHRAPIIESLRLKFSLGRSIKPQNIKQWIIIAVFRCVRELSINLFPLYCIENPAKLPSSLYISKSLVILKLKDQILVDVPRMAYLPSLKYLLLKRVTYKDSNSLHQLLSSCPVLKNLVVERDEYNHDETLSITVSSLQRLTLKISRGGSFDELVINTPSLKYFKLTDYLGECETELDDDSYSYVFKDMPKLEEAHIDSTYPDIGKFVRSITSVKRLSLCVKVNAEEDSPNLRELEIKLNKDHKASFDDPACLENQLNYVVQSSIPSLERFTWTWIYGSQNEIDYLEKLKKRLLLTNWQNLV
- a CDS encoding FBD, F-box/LRR protein yields the protein MSTVRESWLKPKKNIQTNLGDYEDMDKISRLPDDLLVKVLLFLPTKIAVSTSILSKRWEFLWMWLPKLEYHNTNYSASEEQRLRSFINLNLQLHRAPIIESLRLKFSLGRSIKPQNIKQWIIIAVFRCVRELSINLFPLYCIENPAKLPSSLYISKSLVILKLKDQILVDVPRMAYLPSLKYLLLKRVTYKDSNSLHQLLSSCPVLKNLVVERDEYNHDETLSITVSSLQRLTLKISRGGSFDELVINTPSLKYFKLTDYLGECETELDDDSYSYVFKDMPKLEEAHIDSTYPDIGKFVRSITSVKRLSLCVKVNAEEALYREGICFKQLEHLKLCPCDSNWSKLLARLLKDSPNLRELEIKLNKDHKASFDDPACLENQLNYVVQSSIPSLERFTWTWIYGSQNEIDYLEKLKKRLLLTNWQNLV